In Gossypium raimondii isolate GPD5lz chromosome 12, ASM2569854v1, whole genome shotgun sequence, a single window of DNA contains:
- the LOC105763473 gene encoding bZIP transcription factor 11 — MSSTVPTMESLECDWDCSQLFSTIQSVGPAGSGSASSEPNQTHSNSGLDESNLKLSIIEERKRRRMMSNRESARRSRMRKQKHLENLRNLVNQLRIENRELTSRLRFLLYHCHRVRTDNNSLRSEYTVLRQKLSDMQQILLFKQLQQFSSTWPYNNVPVMSEQTPPPLII; from the coding sequence ATGTCGTCCACTGTTCCGACGATGGAAAGTCTCGAATGCGATTGGGATTGCTCCCAACTTTTTTCCACTATCCAATCAGTAGGACCCGCTGGGTCGGGTTCTGCTTCGAGTGAACCAAACCAAACCCACTCCAATTCCGGTTTGGACGAATCAAACCTAAAGCTTTCCATCATTGAGGAACGCAAGAGAAGACGGATGATGTCGAACCGGGAGTCGGCCAGGAGGTCAAGGATGCGCAAACAGAAGCATTTAGAAAACCTAAGGAATCTGGTGAACCAGCTTAGAATCGAGAACCGAGAACTGACTAGCCGTTTGAGGTTCCTTTTGTACCACTGTCACCGTGTAAGGACTGACAACAACAGCCTCCGATCTGAGTACACTGTTCTCCGACAAAAATTGTCGGACATGCAGCAAATTTTGCTATTCAAGCAACTGCAACAGTTTTCATCTACATGGCCATACAATAACGTTCCTGTCATGTCCGAACAAACTCCACCACCATTAATCATCTAA